A single region of the Oryzias latipes chromosome 19, ASM223467v1 genome encodes:
- the eef2k gene encoding eukaryotic elongation factor 2 kinase isoform X4 yields the protein MEEDLMFTMEEEGSAQRTSEQRNGIRPRPSSLSDANGTDDENDEHFISPILGDSAKEHDAEAHSYSVLSESARAAWKNAIEKARAMPDPWAQFHLEEIPTESCMRYRYNAITGEWHQDQIHIKMGSQPFGKGAMRECFRSKKLSNFSHSSNWKSASNYVAKRYMQEVDRDVYFEDVRLQMEAKLWGEEYNRHRPPKQVDIMQMCVVEMTNRPGKPLFHLEHYIEGKYIKYNSNSGFVRDDNIRLTPQAFSHFTFERSGHQLIVVDIQGVGDLYTDPQIHTEKGTDFGDGNLGVRGMALFFHSHMCNKICKSMGLTPFDLSPEEMSQLDGTNKLLKSAQTVLRGCEEQCGSPRVRTWSASRAPPLFSRLSETSSADESMSDAESIPCSPLNPPFTAVGSLGLSFTGMNEHERFSNNNQGEHKESESGGDSGYPSERRSEPDSSDHMDGVHQRYHRPYSESDEDSIRRKKMVAPPRVSANFNSCSPIYEALTDEKWSFFHSSRSHVHRPSCVATEVERLNTLLQKKIGQSNLGKVHLAMVRYHEAGRFCEKDEQWDESSAMFHLERAALCGELEAIVALGQCYLRLPHHILPDMELEDNAGNRMKGFKYLLQAAEAGDRSSMIIVARAFDSGINLSADRKQDWAEAIHWYDSALNMSDFDEGGEFDGTQDEPRYLLLAREAEMYQKGGHNLAADPQRAGDLFTEAAEAAMAAMKGRLANQYYMKAEEAWAEVEE from the exons ATGGAGGAAGACCTGATGTTTACCATGGAGGAGGAGGGCAGTGCCCAGAGGACCTCCGAGCAGAGGAATGGCATCAGACCGCGACCTTCCTCTCTCAGCGACGCCAATGGCACCGATGATGAGAATGATGAACATTTCATCTCACCAATCCTGGGTGACTCTGCCAAAGAG CATGATGCAGAGGCTCATTCGTACAGTGTTTTGTCTGAGAGCGCACGG GCGGCGTGGAAGAATGCCATTGAAAAGGCCCGAGCCATGCCCGACCCCTGGGCAcagtttcatctggaggagatTCCAACAGAATCCTGCATGCGGTACAG GTACAATGCCATCACAGGGGAATGGCATCAAGACCAGATCCACATTAAAATGGGTTCTCAG CCGTTTGGAAAGGGAGCCATGAGAGAGTGCTTTCGATC GAAGAAGTTGTCCAATTTTTCTCACAGCAGCAACTGGAAGTCGGCTTCCAACTATGTGGCAAAGCGTTACATGCAGGAGGTGGACAGAGACGTTTACTTTGAGGACGTCAGGCTGCAAATGGAGGCCAAACTCTGGGGAGAGGAGTACAATCGACACAGACCTCCCaaacag gttGACATCATGCAGATGTGTGTGGTGGAGATGACAAACAGACCCGGCAAACCTCTGTTCCACCTAGAGCATTACATCGAGGGCAAGTACATTAAATACAACTCCAACTCTGGCTTTGTCAGGGACGACAACATCCGACTCACTCCACAG GCTTTCAGTCACTTCACCTTTGAGCGCTCGGGCCACCAGCTGATCGTGGTGGACATCCAGGGAGTGGGAGATTTGTACACGGACCCCCAGATCCACACGGAGAAGGGGACTGACTTCGGAGATGGGAATCTAG GTGTGCGGGGCATGGCTCTGTTCTTCCACTCCCACATGTGCAACAAGATCTGCAAGAGCATGGGCCTGACGCCGTTCGACCTTTCCCCGGAAGAAATGTCCCAGCTGGACGGCACCAACAAACTTCTT aaAAGCGCACAGACGGTGCTGAGGGGCTGCGAGGAGCAGTGCGGCTCGCCCCGAGTTCGGACCTGGTCTGCCAGCCGGGCGCCGCCGCTCTTCTCTCGCCTGTCCGAGACGTCATCTGCAGACGAGAGCATGAGCGACGCCGAGTCCATCCCCTGTTCACCTCTTAATCCCCCCTTCACAGCAGTCGGATCTCTGG GCTTATCTTTTACTGGAATGAATGAACATGAACGATTCAGCAATAACAACCAAGGGGAACACAAG gaATCAGAAAGCGGTGGAGACAGCGGCTACCCTAGTGAGAGGAGGAGCGAACCAGACTCCAGCGACCACATGGATGGG GTGCACCAGCGCTACCACAGACCTTACTCAGAGTCGGATGAGGACAGTATCAGACGG AAGAAGATGGTAGCTCCTCCAAGAGTCTCTGCAAACTTTAACTCATGCAGTCCCATCTATGAAGCG CTGACAGATGAGAAATGGAGCTTCTTCCATTCGTCTCGCTCTCATGTCCACCGCCCTTCCTGTGTGGCGACAGAAGTGGAGCGCCTCAACActctgctgcagaaaaagatTGGACAGTCAAATCTGGGAAAG GTCCATCTGGCCATGGTCCGGTACCACGAAGCGGGGCGCTTCTGCGAGAAGGACGAGCAGTGGGATGAGAGCTCCGCCATGTTCCACCTGGAGAGAGCGGCGCTGTGTGGGGAGCTGGAGGCCATCGTAGCCTTAGGACAGTGTTACCTCCGGTTACCGCATCACATACTGCCTGACATGGAGTTGGAG GACAACGCTGGGAACCGGATGAAAGGTTTCAAATATCTGCTGCAGGCCGCTGAAGCTGGAGACAGATCCTCCATGATCATAGTGGCCAGAGCCTTTGATAGTGGAATCAATCTGTCGGCTGACAG aaaacaAGACTGGGCTGAAGCAATTCACTGGTacgacagtgcgctgaacatgTCGGACTTTGACGAAGGCGGGGAGTTCGACGGCACGCAGGATGAGCCGCGATACCTGCTGCTGGCCAGAGAAGCGGAAATGTACCAGAAGGGGGGCCACAACCTGGCTGCAGACCCTCAGAGAGCAG GTGACCTGTTCACAGAGGCTGCAGAAGCCGCCATGGCGGCCATGAAAGGTCGCCTGGCCAACCAGTACTACATGAAAGCTGAAGAGGCCTGGGCAGAAGTTGAGGAGTAA
- the eef2k gene encoding eukaryotic elongation factor 2 kinase isoform X6 — MEEDLMFTMEEEGSAQRTSEQRNGIRPRPSSLSDANGTDDENDEHFISPILGDSAKEAAWKNAIEKARAMPDPWAQFHLEEIPTESCMRYRYNAITGEWHQDQIHIKMGSQPFGKGAMRECFRSKKLSNFSHSSNWKSASNYVAKRYMQEVDRDVYFEDVRLQMEAKLWGEEYNRHRPPKQVDIMQMCVVEMTNRPGKPLFHLEHYIEGKYIKYNSNSGFVRDDNIRLTPQAFSHFTFERSGHQLIVVDIQGVGDLYTDPQIHTEKGTDFGDGNLGVRGMALFFHSHMCNKICKSMGLTPFDLSPEEMSQLDGTNKLLKSAQTVLRGCEEQCGSPRVRTWSASRAPPLFSRLSETSSADESMSDAESIPCSPLNPPFTAVGSLGLSFTGMNEHERFSNNNQGEHKESESGGDSGYPSERRSEPDSSDHMDGVHQRYHRPYSESDEDSIRRKKMVAPPRVSANFNSCSPIYEALTDEKWSFFHSSRSHVHRPSCVATEVERLNTLLQKKIGQSNLGKVHLAMVRYHEAGRFCEKDEQWDESSAMFHLERAALCGELEAIVALGQCYLRLPHHILPDMELEDNAGNRMKGFKYLLQAAEAGDRSSMIIVARAFDSGINLSADRKQDWAEAIHWYDSALNMSDFDEGGEFDGTQDEPRYLLLAREAEMYQKGGHNLAADPQRAGDLFTEAAEAAMAAMKGRLANQYYMKAEEAWAEVEE, encoded by the exons ATGGAGGAAGACCTGATGTTTACCATGGAGGAGGAGGGCAGTGCCCAGAGGACCTCCGAGCAGAGGAATGGCATCAGACCGCGACCTTCCTCTCTCAGCGACGCCAATGGCACCGATGATGAGAATGATGAACATTTCATCTCACCAATCCTGGGTGACTCTGCCAAAGAG GCGGCGTGGAAGAATGCCATTGAAAAGGCCCGAGCCATGCCCGACCCCTGGGCAcagtttcatctggaggagatTCCAACAGAATCCTGCATGCGGTACAG GTACAATGCCATCACAGGGGAATGGCATCAAGACCAGATCCACATTAAAATGGGTTCTCAG CCGTTTGGAAAGGGAGCCATGAGAGAGTGCTTTCGATC GAAGAAGTTGTCCAATTTTTCTCACAGCAGCAACTGGAAGTCGGCTTCCAACTATGTGGCAAAGCGTTACATGCAGGAGGTGGACAGAGACGTTTACTTTGAGGACGTCAGGCTGCAAATGGAGGCCAAACTCTGGGGAGAGGAGTACAATCGACACAGACCTCCCaaacag gttGACATCATGCAGATGTGTGTGGTGGAGATGACAAACAGACCCGGCAAACCTCTGTTCCACCTAGAGCATTACATCGAGGGCAAGTACATTAAATACAACTCCAACTCTGGCTTTGTCAGGGACGACAACATCCGACTCACTCCACAG GCTTTCAGTCACTTCACCTTTGAGCGCTCGGGCCACCAGCTGATCGTGGTGGACATCCAGGGAGTGGGAGATTTGTACACGGACCCCCAGATCCACACGGAGAAGGGGACTGACTTCGGAGATGGGAATCTAG GTGTGCGGGGCATGGCTCTGTTCTTCCACTCCCACATGTGCAACAAGATCTGCAAGAGCATGGGCCTGACGCCGTTCGACCTTTCCCCGGAAGAAATGTCCCAGCTGGACGGCACCAACAAACTTCTT aaAAGCGCACAGACGGTGCTGAGGGGCTGCGAGGAGCAGTGCGGCTCGCCCCGAGTTCGGACCTGGTCTGCCAGCCGGGCGCCGCCGCTCTTCTCTCGCCTGTCCGAGACGTCATCTGCAGACGAGAGCATGAGCGACGCCGAGTCCATCCCCTGTTCACCTCTTAATCCCCCCTTCACAGCAGTCGGATCTCTGG GCTTATCTTTTACTGGAATGAATGAACATGAACGATTCAGCAATAACAACCAAGGGGAACACAAG gaATCAGAAAGCGGTGGAGACAGCGGCTACCCTAGTGAGAGGAGGAGCGAACCAGACTCCAGCGACCACATGGATGGG GTGCACCAGCGCTACCACAGACCTTACTCAGAGTCGGATGAGGACAGTATCAGACGG AAGAAGATGGTAGCTCCTCCAAGAGTCTCTGCAAACTTTAACTCATGCAGTCCCATCTATGAAGCG CTGACAGATGAGAAATGGAGCTTCTTCCATTCGTCTCGCTCTCATGTCCACCGCCCTTCCTGTGTGGCGACAGAAGTGGAGCGCCTCAACActctgctgcagaaaaagatTGGACAGTCAAATCTGGGAAAG GTCCATCTGGCCATGGTCCGGTACCACGAAGCGGGGCGCTTCTGCGAGAAGGACGAGCAGTGGGATGAGAGCTCCGCCATGTTCCACCTGGAGAGAGCGGCGCTGTGTGGGGAGCTGGAGGCCATCGTAGCCTTAGGACAGTGTTACCTCCGGTTACCGCATCACATACTGCCTGACATGGAGTTGGAG GACAACGCTGGGAACCGGATGAAAGGTTTCAAATATCTGCTGCAGGCCGCTGAAGCTGGAGACAGATCCTCCATGATCATAGTGGCCAGAGCCTTTGATAGTGGAATCAATCTGTCGGCTGACAG aaaacaAGACTGGGCTGAAGCAATTCACTGGTacgacagtgcgctgaacatgTCGGACTTTGACGAAGGCGGGGAGTTCGACGGCACGCAGGATGAGCCGCGATACCTGCTGCTGGCCAGAGAAGCGGAAATGTACCAGAAGGGGGGCCACAACCTGGCTGCAGACCCTCAGAGAGCAG GTGACCTGTTCACAGAGGCTGCAGAAGCCGCCATGGCGGCCATGAAAGGTCGCCTGGCCAACCAGTACTACATGAAAGCTGAAGAGGCCTGGGCAGAAGTTGAGGAGTAA